In a single window of the Caproicibacterium sp. BJN0003 genome:
- a CDS encoding phage holin family protein, whose translation MKEVWNWIQVLAAAAGGFFGWFFGGFDGFLYALLVFVVVDYITGVMRAIADKKLSSEVGFKGICKKVLIFVMVGVAHIMDIYLIGNGEVLRTAVIFFYCSNEGVSMLENAAHLGLPIPEKLKAALEQLHGRSDDSSRPGDGA comes from the coding sequence ATGAAAGAAGTATGGAACTGGATTCAAGTATTGGCGGCAGCGGCCGGAGGCTTCTTCGGCTGGTTTTTCGGCGGCTTTGACGGCTTTTTGTATGCGCTGCTTGTGTTCGTAGTTGTGGACTACATCACCGGCGTCATGCGCGCCATAGCGGACAAAAAGCTGTCCAGCGAGGTCGGCTTCAAGGGCATCTGCAAGAAGGTGCTGATTTTTGTAATGGTTGGCGTCGCGCACATCATGGACATCTATCTCATCGGCAACGGCGAGGTTCTGCGTACCGCCGTCATCTTTTTCTACTGTTCCAACGAAGGTGTGTCCATGCTGGAAAATGCGGCGCATCTGGGGCTACCTATTCCCGAAAAGCTCAAGGCGGCGCTGGAGCAGCTTCACGGGCGGAGCGACGACTCGTCAAGGCCGGGTGATGGAGCATGA
- a CDS encoding N-acetylmuramoyl-L-alanine amidase, translated as MNLHQLILTNNACYRAGKTITPKGIMVHSTGANNPNLKRYVSPDDGLLGKNQYGNHWNQNTPDGRQVCVHGFIGQLADGSIATYQTLPWNMRGWHCGSGAKGSGNDTHIGFEICEDGLTDASYFSAVYKEAVELCVYLCKQYGLTDKDIICHSEGAKLGIASNHGDVMHWFPKFGKNMDSFRAAVKAGLAVAETTAESDTPKKYYRVQVGAYSVKANADAMLSKVKAAGFTDAFVKYSE; from the coding sequence ATGAATCTGCATCAACTCATTCTGACGAACAATGCCTGCTACAGGGCAGGCAAAACCATTACGCCGAAGGGTATCATGGTGCATTCCACCGGGGCGAACAATCCCAATTTGAAACGCTATGTCAGTCCGGATGACGGACTACTTGGAAAAAATCAGTACGGCAACCACTGGAACCAGAATACGCCGGACGGCCGTCAGGTCTGCGTCCACGGTTTTATCGGCCAGCTTGCCGACGGCTCCATCGCAACGTACCAGACCTTGCCGTGGAATATGCGCGGTTGGCACTGCGGCAGCGGTGCAAAAGGCTCCGGTAATGATACGCATATCGGCTTTGAAATCTGCGAGGACGGTCTGACCGATGCCTCGTATTTTTCTGCCGTTTACAAGGAAGCCGTAGAGCTTTGCGTATATCTCTGCAAGCAGTATGGGCTGACGGATAAGGACATTATCTGTCACTCGGAGGGCGCGAAGCTGGGAATCGCCAGTAATCACGGCGACGTCATGCACTGGTTTCCGAAGTTTGGAAAGAACATGGACAGCTTCCGCGCTGCAGTCAAGGCTGGATTGGCGGTAGCGGAAACGACCGCTGAATCTGACACACCGAAGAAATATTACCGTGTGCAGGTCGGCGCATATTCCGTCAAGGCAAACGCCGATGCTATGCTCAGTAAGGTCAAGGCAGCTGGCTTCACTGACGCTTTTGTCAAGTATAGCGAGTAA
- a CDS encoding SHOCT domain-containing protein → MANITGVIPEINYEKKPVPQEQLQREVDYVRAQRILSFMLQNGLVSLSEFNKITTLNRKSFSPALAQIMPESR, encoded by the coding sequence ATGGCCAATATTACTGGCGTAATACCAGAAATCAATTATGAAAAGAAACCTGTTCCGCAAGAGCAATTGCAGCGCGAAGTAGATTATGTAAGGGCACAGCGGATACTCTCTTTCATGCTCCAAAACGGACTTGTTTCCTTGTCGGAATTCAACAAGATAACCACATTAAACCGCAAATCTTTCTCACCGGCTCTGGCACAGATTATGCCCGAAAGCCGTTGA
- a CDS encoding recombinase family protein, with protein MKKVTKINENTSDFTELPKLRVAAYCRVSTDSDDQLVSLDTQIKHYESYIKSNPDWDFAGLYYDEGITGTKKEKRPELLRMIADCENKKIDFIVTKSISRFARNTTDCLELVRKLLDLGIFIYFEKENINTGSMESELMLSILSGLAENESVSIAENSKWSVKRRFQNGTFKISYPPYGYDTADGKLVINESQAEIVRFIFFEILSGKGTGKIANELNRRDVPSKKGGRWTATTIRGMLGNEKYTGDAIFQKTYTDMHFNRHYNYGEKDQFLIKNHHDAIISHEDFDAAQAIIEQHGKEKGVEKYQDKYQNRYPFSGKIICGQCGGKFKRRIHSTGRHNIAWCCTNHIEDAKKCSMKYIPESDFEYAFVTMVNKLIFGHQTVLRPLLMGLRGINSEDSVAKLHTLDKKLEENAEQRKVLVTLQTRGYLEPAVYNKGNNELLQEAERIQRQKESISRFINSDNINLHEVSELLQYATKAAMLKGFDRELFTRFVERILVYSRTEIGFELKCGITLKERLVR; from the coding sequence TTGAAAAAGGTAACGAAAATCAATGAAAATACGTCTGATTTTACAGAGCTTCCCAAACTGCGTGTTGCGGCTTACTGCCGTGTGTCCACCGATAGTGATGATCAGCTGGTCAGTCTCGACACACAGATAAAGCACTACGAATCCTACATCAAATCAAATCCTGACTGGGATTTTGCCGGGCTTTATTATGACGAGGGCATCACCGGTACAAAAAAGGAAAAGCGGCCGGAGCTGCTTCGCATGATTGCCGACTGCGAGAACAAGAAAATTGACTTCATCGTAACAAAGTCCATTAGCCGGTTTGCAAGGAATACAACCGACTGTCTGGAACTGGTGAGGAAGCTGCTTGACCTCGGCATTTTCATTTACTTTGAGAAGGAAAATATAAACACCGGGTCAATGGAAAGTGAACTCATGCTGTCAATCCTGAGTGGACTGGCCGAAAATGAGTCGGTCTCTATTGCGGAAAACAGCAAATGGTCGGTAAAGCGTAGGTTTCAAAATGGGACCTTCAAGATTTCCTATCCGCCCTACGGCTACGATACTGCTGATGGAAAGCTGGTCATAAACGAATCACAGGCGGAAATAGTCCGTTTTATTTTCTTCGAAATTCTTTCCGGCAAGGGTACCGGCAAAATTGCAAATGAGCTGAACCGCCGCGATGTGCCATCCAAGAAAGGCGGTCGCTGGACGGCGACAACCATTCGCGGGATGCTCGGTAATGAAAAATACACCGGCGATGCCATTTTTCAAAAAACCTACACCGATATGCACTTCAACCGCCACTACAATTACGGTGAAAAAGACCAGTTCCTGATTAAAAATCATCATGATGCGATTATCAGCCATGAGGATTTCGATGCCGCGCAGGCTATCATTGAACAGCACGGCAAAGAAAAAGGCGTGGAAAAATATCAGGATAAGTACCAAAACCGATATCCGTTTTCAGGCAAAATCATCTGCGGTCAGTGCGGTGGCAAATTCAAGCGTCGCATCCACTCCACCGGCAGGCATAATATCGCATGGTGCTGTACCAATCATATAGAGGACGCTAAGAAATGTTCCATGAAATACATCCCGGAGTCTGATTTTGAATATGCGTTTGTAACTATGGTGAATAAGCTCATATTCGGTCACCAAACCGTTTTAAGGCCCTTATTAATGGGCCTTCGCGGTATCAACTCCGAAGACAGTGTGGCAAAGCTGCACACCCTCGATAAAAAGCTCGAAGAAAACGCGGAACAGCGAAAGGTGCTGGTTACACTACAGACCCGTGGCTACCTTGAGCCTGCCGTTTACAACAAGGGAAATAACGAACTTTTGCAAGAAGCCGAGCGCATACAGCGCCAGAAAGAATCCATATCCCGCTTCATAAACAGCGACAATATTAACCTGCATGAGGTCAGCGAGCTCCTGCAATACGCCACAAAGGCGGCAATGCTGAAGGGCTTTGACAGAGAACTGTTTACTCGCTTCGTGGAGCGGATTCTTGTATATTCACGAACAGAAATAGGGTTCGAATTAAAATGCGGCATTACGCTGAAAGAAAGGTTGGTGAGATAA
- a CDS encoding recombinase: MGHTPYGYRIINGKAVIDEQSAERIKILFQSYLTGDSLATAAKKAEIIAFHAGISRMLQNKRYLGDEYYPAIVDPDTFTAAEAERIRRAEKLGRVRELKAKKEVVYPTAFRISEDRERFDDPFQQAEYSYSLIETEVDIDGGQ, encoded by the coding sequence ATGGGCCACACTCCATACGGTTACCGGATTATAAACGGAAAAGCCGTGATTGATGAACAATCTGCCGAGCGGATAAAAATCCTGTTTCAGTCCTATCTGACCGGCGATTCTTTGGCAACGGCAGCAAAAAAAGCTGAAATTATAGCATTCCACGCAGGCATCAGCAGGATGCTCCAGAATAAGCGCTATCTCGGTGACGAATATTACCCGGCGATTGTCGACCCGGACACATTTACGGCTGCTGAAGCGGAACGTATCAGACGGGCAGAAAAACTCGGCCGAGTCCGAGAACTAAAAGCAAAAAAAGAGGTCGTCTATCCCACTGCCTTCCGCATCAGCGAAGACAGAGAGCGGTTTGACGACCCATTCCAGCAGGCGGAATATTCCTACAGCCTGATAGAAACGGAGGTGGATATAGATGGAGGTCAGTAA
- a CDS encoding recombinase family protein: protein MEVSKNVTVIPARKHTRKSKDEEKPKLRVAAYCRVSTDSDEQATSYDAQIEHYTAYINGHPDWELAGIYADDGISGTNTKKREEFNRMIDECMAGNIDMVITKSISRFARNTLDCLKYIRQLKDKNIPVFFEKENINSMDSKGEVMLTIMASLAQQESQSLSQNVKLGLQYRYQQGEIQINCARFLGYTKDENKHLVIVPEEAEIVKRIYREYLEGASMLKIARGLEADGILNGAGKEKWHTSNVNQILRNEKYIGDALLQKTYTVDFLTKKRVKNNGLVPQYYVENSHEAIIPRGIFMQVQEELVRRRIVHTSPNGKNRVFSSSHCLSNVVFCGCCGEFYRRIHWYNRGKKSIVWRCISRLENTGLFCDARTVPESQIEQVLVAAINQTWCDKDTFLTTLQRNIETVLESEKGQPLSDIDKRLAELQEELLKRTGARADYEDVAEEIYRLREDKQKLQLESAGRDEQKKRIADMGTFLREQPTAIAEYDEPLVRRLIEKVTVYEDKFTVEFKSGVTVDVDE from the coding sequence ATGGAGGTCAGTAAGAATGTAACCGTCATTCCGGCGAGGAAGCATACCCGAAAGAGCAAGGACGAAGAAAAACCGAAGCTCCGCGTTGCTGCCTACTGCCGCGTTTCCACAGACAGCGACGAACAGGCGACCAGTTATGACGCACAAATTGAACACTACACCGCTTACATTAACGGCCACCCAGACTGGGAATTGGCGGGAATCTATGCGGACGACGGCATCTCCGGCACCAATACAAAAAAGCGCGAGGAATTCAACCGCATGATTGACGAGTGCATGGCCGGCAATATCGACATGGTCATCACGAAGTCCATCAGCCGGTTTGCCCGAAATACGCTGGACTGCTTGAAATACATCCGTCAGCTCAAGGACAAGAACATTCCTGTTTTCTTTGAAAAAGAAAATATCAACTCTATGGATTCCAAGGGCGAGGTCATGCTTACCATCATGGCGTCGCTTGCCCAGCAGGAAAGCCAATCCTTAAGTCAGAACGTTAAGCTGGGCCTGCAATACCGATACCAGCAGGGCGAAATCCAGATAAATTGTGCTCGGTTCCTCGGTTATACAAAGGATGAGAATAAGCATCTTGTAATAGTGCCGGAAGAAGCTGAAATTGTGAAACGCATTTACCGGGAATACCTTGAAGGTGCCAGTATGCTTAAAATCGCTCGCGGTCTGGAAGCGGACGGTATTCTGAACGGAGCCGGTAAGGAAAAATGGCATACCAGCAACGTGAACCAGATTTTGCGCAATGAAAAATACATCGGTGATGCTCTACTGCAGAAAACCTATACCGTTGACTTCCTTACGAAAAAGCGGGTTAAAAATAACGGCCTTGTTCCACAATACTATGTTGAAAACAGCCACGAAGCCATCATTCCGCGTGGAATTTTCATGCAGGTGCAGGAGGAACTCGTCCGCCGTCGTATCGTCCACACCAGCCCCAATGGGAAGAACCGAGTCTTCAGTAGCAGTCACTGCCTATCAAACGTCGTTTTCTGCGGCTGCTGCGGGGAGTTTTACCGCAGGATTCACTGGTACAACCGTGGTAAGAAGTCCATCGTCTGGCGGTGCATCAGCCGTCTTGAAAATACCGGGTTGTTCTGCGACGCCCGCACCGTGCCGGAAAGCCAGATTGAGCAAGTGCTGGTTGCCGCAATCAATCAGACATGGTGTGACAAGGACACCTTCCTCACCACCCTGCAAAGAAACATCGAAACCGTTCTGGAATCAGAAAAAGGCCAGCCACTTAGCGACATCGACAAGCGGCTGGCAGAACTGCAGGAGGAACTTTTAAAGCGGACCGGCGCCCGAGCTGATTATGAGGATGTCGCCGAGGAGATTTACCGCCTGCGCGAGGATAAGCAGAAGCTTCAGCTGGAAAGCGCCGGGCGGGACGAGCAGAAAAAGCGCATCGCCGACATGGGCACCTTCCTGAGGGAACAGCCCACTGCCATTGCCGAATACGACGAGCCGCTTGTCCGGCGGCTGATTGAAAAAGTCACCGTCTACGAGGACAAATTCACGGTGGAATTCAAGTCCGGCGTGACGGTGGATGTGGATGAATAA
- a CDS encoding ferritin-like domain-containing protein, producing the protein MMNNDFTCDVSVNLPYPPTQPESQNPEYALAMLSNIGSSNSEMTAVSLYFYNSVILEPSYTGFAKCFHEISIVEMHHLDIFAELAYKMGADPRLWTVQNRRKSYWTPAYNQYPRNVRDVIINSIKGEEAAIQKYNRQANTIQNSNIASILRRIVMDEERHIEIFNNMLQHISK; encoded by the coding sequence ATGATGAATAATGATTTTACCTGCGATGTCTCTGTCAATCTGCCATACCCCCCGACCCAGCCCGAAAGCCAAAACCCCGAATATGCTCTCGCTATGTTAAGTAATATAGGCAGTAGCAACTCTGAAATGACCGCTGTAAGCCTGTACTTTTATAACAGCGTCATACTCGAACCAAGCTACACTGGTTTTGCCAAGTGCTTTCATGAAATCAGCATCGTGGAAATGCATCACTTGGATATATTCGCAGAGCTTGCCTACAAGATGGGGGCCGACCCACGCTTGTGGACGGTACAAAATCGAAGAAAATCCTATTGGACGCCGGCATACAATCAATACCCGAGAAATGTTCGCGATGTCATCATTAACTCCATCAAAGGAGAGGAAGCGGCCATTCAAAAGTATAACCGGCAAGCCAACACGATACAGAATTCCAACATTGCAAGCATCTTAAGACGCATTGTTATGGATGAAGAACGACACATCGAGATATTCAATAACATGCTGCAGCATATTTCAAAATAA
- a CDS encoding VanZ family protein translates to MKNLKSKKQNTLTLVLFAIYLLALTWLILFKLQFSIPDMHGERVINPIPFLGSFCDSGMIQFSEIRNNILVFIPFGIYLCMLKTPWPFVKKLLAIAGLAFAFEIIQFIFAIGRADITDVLSNTLGGIIGIGIYALLAKALKGRTNKVINVLAAVFTILAILLVILLLISHRWVMIT, encoded by the coding sequence ATGAAAAATTTAAAATCAAAAAAACAAAACACGCTTACACTCGTGTTGTTCGCAATTTATTTACTGGCATTAACATGGCTGATTCTCTTCAAATTGCAGTTTTCCATCCCGGATATGCATGGGGAGCGAGTCATTAACCCGATTCCGTTTCTGGGGTCTTTCTGTGACAGCGGCATGATTCAGTTCAGCGAAATCAGAAATAACATTCTCGTTTTCATCCCTTTTGGAATCTATCTTTGTATGTTGAAAACCCCGTGGCCTTTTGTGAAAAAGCTTCTCGCGATTGCCGGCTTGGCTTTTGCCTTTGAAATCATACAGTTTATTTTCGCGATCGGCAGAGCTGATATTACCGACGTGCTTAGCAACACGCTCGGAGGAATTATCGGAATTGGCATTTACGCCTTGCTCGCCAAGGCCCTGAAAGGCAGGACAAATAAGGTGATCAATGTACTTGCCGCGGTATTCACCATATTGGCAATATTACTCGTCATTTTGCTGTTAATCAGCCATCGATGGGTGATGATAACATAG
- a CDS encoding GNAT family N-acetyltransferase, whose amino-acid sequence MIIREYKPDDCPLLAQLFYDTVHTVNTKDYTKEQLDAWATGDVDLDEWNRSFLEHTTLVAVQSGVIAGFADMDRNGYLDRLYVHKDYQGEGLATALVKELERRAIDENVVCFETYASITARPFFEKLGYTVQAENIVIRGGVSLTNFRMAKTASGN is encoded by the coding sequence ATGATAATCAGAGAATACAAGCCTGACGATTGCCCTTTGCTGGCACAATTATTTTACGATACCGTTCATACAGTCAATACGAAGGACTACACAAAAGAGCAGCTTGACGCTTGGGCCACTGGGGATGTCGATTTGGACGAATGGAATCGCTCCTTCTTAGAGCACACCACTTTGGTGGCTGTGCAAAGCGGTGTGATTGCGGGTTTTGCCGATATGGACAGGAATGGCTATCTGGACAGGCTCTATGTCCACAAAGATTATCAAGGTGAAGGGCTTGCAACAGCGCTGGTAAAAGAATTGGAGCGCCGCGCCATAGATGAAAATGTCGTTTGTTTTGAAACGTACGCATCCATTACGGCCAGGCCCTTTTTTGAAAAGCTTGGATACACTGTGCAAGCCGAAAACATCGTAATCAGAGGAGGCGTTTCCCTGACAAATTTCAGAATGGCAAAGACGGCCTCGGGGAATTAA
- a CDS encoding lactate utilization protein, whose translation MQDTIKETIDNLGKNHIAGYYVESIFQLHELIRKLMPEGQTVGCGDSVTLEQTGVYEYVRNHYYNFLDKHQEGLGHEEKRELYLKNFRADTFLTGINAVTADGKLFNIDGNGSRVAPIIYGPRQVIAVIGTNKIVKSVDDAILRTRQIAAPLDAKRLGKETPCTTLGRCIDCHHSQRICNDFVLITGQFEKERIKVIFIDGNYGY comes from the coding sequence ATGCAGGATACCATCAAAGAGACAATAGACAATTTAGGAAAAAATCACATAGCCGGATACTATGTGGAATCCATCTTTCAGTTACATGAGTTGATTCGGAAATTGATGCCCGAAGGGCAGACCGTGGGCTGCGGTGATTCCGTCACGCTGGAGCAGACCGGCGTGTACGAATATGTCAGGAATCATTATTACAATTTTCTAGATAAGCACCAGGAAGGTTTGGGCCACGAGGAAAAACGGGAGCTTTATCTTAAGAACTTCCGCGCGGATACCTTTCTAACGGGAATCAATGCAGTAACAGCGGACGGCAAACTGTTTAATATTGATGGAAACGGCAGTCGTGTTGCGCCGATTATCTATGGGCCAAGACAGGTGATTGCTGTTATAGGAACGAATAAGATCGTAAAATCAGTAGATGATGCCATTCTGCGTACCCGCCAGATTGCCGCACCGCTGGATGCAAAACGGCTTGGAAAAGAAACACCGTGTACAACATTGGGCCGGTGTATTGATTGTCATCATTCCCAGCGGATTTGCAATGATTTCGTACTGATAACCGGTCAATTTGAGAAGGAACGAATTAAGGTCATATTCATTGATGGAAATTATGGCTATTAA
- a CDS encoding teneurin-3 produces MSRRTAESNKAILAAWNKEQELVQEGKGTREWTAQQQKDILDKGKAYDENGVAFQGQHMKSVERYPEYQGDPGNIQFLTRAEHLEAHDGDWRNPTNWHFNPVTKEKTDFGDGKFIQCETIQLADPVNEAQNKPEIEKKVNQESVSGVQKKAESDKKYESLHETVPPNNIEDITKQGFVPKLKSGFKTISKTIIEFSDKHPNAMKAIKVVGTFVATVAVVAAKESSRSGSSNSEYGWSDDDRAEYEDSYKYYPVDQDTSESSERSSPNEQTVRGHGQHYHYKDGSVKWKDKDPYPRGGNNEE; encoded by the coding sequence ATGTCGAGAAGAACAGCAGAATCTAACAAGGCGATACTTGCGGCATGGAATAAGGAGCAGGAACTTGTCCAAGAAGGAAAAGGGACAAGAGAATGGACTGCCCAACAACAGAAAGATATTCTTGATAAAGGTAAAGCCTATGATGAGAATGGTGTAGCTTTTCAAGGACAGCATATGAAAAGTGTGGAAAGATATCCAGAATATCAAGGAGATCCCGGAAATATTCAGTTCCTAACAAGAGCAGAACATTTAGAGGCCCACGATGGGGATTGGAGAAATCCGACTAATTGGCATTTTAATCCTGTTACAAAAGAAAAGACTGACTTTGGAGATGGGAAATTTATTCAATGCGAAACAATACAATTAGCCGATCCTGTAAACGAAGCACAAAATAAACCAGAAATCGAGAAAAAAGTTAATCAAGAGTCTGTAAGTGGAGTTCAGAAAAAGGCAGAGTCAGACAAAAAATATGAATCTCTACACGAGACCGTACCACCTAATAACATTGAAGACATAACGAAGCAGGGATTTGTACCGAAATTGAAGAGCGGTTTCAAAACCATAAGTAAAACAATTATAGAATTTTCAGATAAACATCCGAATGCAATGAAAGCAATAAAGGTCGTTGGAACATTTGTGGCTACAGTGGCTGTAGTTGCTGCCAAAGAATCATCAAGGAGCGGTTCATCAAATTCAGAATACGGATGGTCAGATGATGACCGTGCTGAGTATGAGGATTCATATAAATACTATCCTGTAGATCAGGACACTTCAGAATCCTCGGAGCGTTCTTCCCCGAATGAACAGACAGTGAGAGGACATGGTCAACATTATCATTATAAAGATGGTAGTGTTAAATGGAAAGATAAGGATCCATACCCGCGTGGTGGAAACAATGAGGAATAA
- a CDS encoding SMI1/KNR4 family protein, with the protein MVSGELKLIIDELSTQGKMIFHEATTEEKITTFEQENNVVFPSKYKEWLQLSDGGEFFLPAGIQLYGIEHKPVINVNDNSRPNDDYIVIGALASGDPIICAKNSEKIAIYNQEAGRIEDDEIYDDFIVFLKHLHDLLGIGG; encoded by the coding sequence ATGGTTTCTGGAGAATTAAAGCTAATTATTGATGAATTAAGTACACAGGGGAAAATGATTTTTCATGAGGCGACTACAGAAGAAAAAATCACAACCTTTGAACAAGAAAATAATGTCGTTTTTCCATCCAAATACAAAGAATGGCTGCAGCTTTCTGATGGTGGTGAGTTCTTTTTGCCAGCAGGTATTCAATTATATGGAATTGAACACAAGCCAGTGATTAATGTAAATGATAATTCACGACCAAACGATGATTATATCGTCATTGGGGCTTTAGCATCAGGCGACCCAATCATCTGCGCAAAAAATAGCGAAAAAATAGCTATATATAATCAAGAAGCTGGAAGGATAGAAGACGATGAAATTTATGATGATTTTATAGTCTTTCTTAAACATCTGCATGATTTGCTTGGCATAGGTGGTTGA
- a CDS encoding helix-turn-helix domain-containing protein: MTTAEMIKELCEKMNISVSELARRIGQTTQNFNKKLQRETVTLDELKAIADVLGVKFVQAFILPDGEEIKTGNE, translated from the coding sequence ATGACTACGGCAGAAATGATTAAAGAACTGTGTGAGAAAATGAATATAAGCGTTTCTGAACTTGCTAGACGTATTGGCCAGACTACACAGAATTTCAATAAAAAATTACAACGAGAAACAGTTACCTTGGATGAGTTGAAGGCCATTGCTGATGTGCTAGGTGTCAAGTTTGTGCAGGCATTTATTTTACCAGATGGAGAAGAAATAAAGACGGGTAACGAGTGA
- a CDS encoding YdbC family protein, with product MLLVKKEVKDKADIKYEIKETVGILSENNRGWSKELNLISWNDREPKYDIRDWSPEHEKMGKGVTLSVEELKKLRELLNEMEL from the coding sequence ATGTTACTAGTAAAAAAGGAGGTGAAAGACAAGGCAGATATTAAATATGAAATCAAAGAAACCGTGGGCATTCTTTCAGAAAACAATAGAGGCTGGTCAAAGGAACTGAATTTAATCAGCTGGAATGACAGGGAGCCTAAATACGACATCAGGGATTGGTCGCCGGAACATGAGAAGATGGGCAAAGGTGTAACCTTAAGCGTAGAAGAACTTAAAAAGCTTAGGGAGTTACTTAATGAAATGGAACTTTAG
- a CDS encoding SHOCT domain-containing protein: protein MNSQITYENVEKESAYYISSEILAEMYLLGLISLEEYEEITCYNIEKFTPF, encoded by the coding sequence ATGAATAGTCAAATAACTTATGAAAATGTAGAAAAAGAATCAGCATATTATATTTCAAGTGAAATACTTGCAGAAATGTATTTATTAGGTCTAATTTCACTTGAAGAATATGAAGAAATCACTTGTTACAATATAGAAAAGTTCACACCTTTTTAA